The following proteins come from a genomic window of Nostoc sp. TCL26-01:
- a CDS encoding GNAT family N-acetyltransferase — MQLKIELKRGVDNTSIEAYLIDLEQRHVDDYVNDWVEKLRLFSQADKYWDWVFKLRYISNQETLEGYAVECQNKTQGLMIIETQMYGSRLNIGKRLVYINSIATAPTNRIEIQRPPEFKGVGQALLNFARIRSVELGYEGRVGLHSLPRSEGFYEKQNMLNCGSEEEYDNLVYFEYGVMRRR, encoded by the coding sequence GTGCAACTAAAAATTGAATTAAAAAGGGGTGTTGATAATACATCTATTGAAGCATATCTGATAGATTTAGAACAAAGACACGTGGATGATTATGTTAATGATTGGGTGGAAAAGTTAAGGTTATTTAGTCAGGCAGATAAATACTGGGACTGGGTATTCAAGTTAAGATACATTTCAAATCAAGAAACTCTTGAAGGATACGCGGTTGAGTGCCAAAACAAAACTCAAGGATTAATGATAATAGAAACGCAAATGTATGGTTCTCGGTTGAATATTGGGAAAAGGCTAGTTTATATTAATAGCATTGCTACTGCCCCCACTAATAGAATTGAGATTCAACGCCCGCCAGAATTCAAAGGTGTTGGTCAAGCACTTTTAAATTTCGCCAGAATTAGAAGTGTTGAGTTAGGGTATGAAGGTAGAGTTGGGTTGCATTCCTTACCAAGGTCTGAAGGATTTTACGAAAAACAAAATATGTTGAACTGCGGGTCTGAAGAAGAATATGATAATTTAGTTTATTTTGAGTATGGTGTAATGAGACGAAGATAA
- a CDS encoding ATP-binding cassette domain-containing protein: MTNPYLTLEKQGSILQFELNKQQHIIGRDRTVADLVVSEDWQVVGRFQALLQREGEDYRIYDGDGQKPSTNGLYINHIRITSDSGYSLQHGTEISISQNPENQVILKYYNPANSLVSHAPSSQRISLKNRSVLLGRDSDATLPLDAPTVSRRHATIDADAEGRYVLRDYSTNGVFVNGQRVNSSIVLQPGVMIRIGPFTLVLRGDELQILDQGNQIRLDACNLVIQDQDKRRLDDISLAIEPGQFVALVGGSGAGKSTLMRTLLGTEKTTTGVVYLNGENLRHTYNIYRTHIGYVPQDDIIHQELKVGEVLTYAAKLRLPPDTDVAKVVEKTLQDVEMSHRRSAKVSQLSGGQRKRVSIGVELLADPKLFFLDEPTSGLDPGLDKKMMQLLRKLANQGRTVILVTHATTNIKLCDRVVFLGQGGRLCYFGPPDECLRFFGVKDDFADIYNQLEKPENVIDQALKFQQSGDYQKYVSNHLSPGNQHSKPQIIKSQSPSASFGKQFSILSQRYLQIQQRDTINLLLALLTAPISISLMTLAISDQNPLVLGDKPDAGLAPLALRVLFVFTCAALWVGLSSSLQEIVKESAIYLRERLVNLGLFAYLGAKVAILSGLAICQTLLMAIVIFICFKSPQPDLISWPLGLGITTFLTLLASNSLGLLVSAFVKNVSQANSALPLLLLPQIIFSGVLFKITGTASVVSWLMLSRWSVAAYGAIVNLNAMVPAPIQLPDGSTVPQPFEPTSIYDATWSNLSLNWSLLCVHTIMYLAVTFYLQKRKDIF; the protein is encoded by the coding sequence ATGACTAACCCATATTTAACCCTAGAAAAACAAGGCAGCATATTACAATTTGAACTGAATAAACAACAGCATATAATTGGACGCGATCGCACTGTTGCAGATTTAGTTGTCTCGGAAGATTGGCAAGTTGTTGGCAGATTTCAAGCTTTGTTACAAAGAGAGGGGGAAGACTATCGGATTTATGATGGCGATGGTCAAAAACCCAGCACCAATGGCCTGTATATTAATCATATCCGCATCACTTCTGACTCTGGTTACTCTCTCCAACACGGGACAGAGATTAGCATTAGTCAAAATCCCGAAAATCAAGTCATCTTGAAATATTACAATCCGGCGAATTCGCTAGTCAGTCATGCACCCAGTTCGCAAAGGATTTCCCTGAAAAACAGGTCGGTGTTATTGGGACGAGATAGCGATGCTACCTTACCTCTAGATGCACCCACAGTTTCTCGTCGCCACGCCACCATTGACGCTGATGCCGAAGGACGCTACGTTCTCCGCGACTATAGTACCAATGGTGTCTTCGTCAATGGACAACGAGTTAACAGTTCTATAGTCTTACAGCCTGGTGTGATGATTCGCATTGGGCCATTTACTTTAGTATTGCGTGGTGATGAGTTACAAATACTTGATCAAGGGAATCAAATTCGTTTAGATGCTTGTAACTTAGTGATTCAAGACCAAGACAAGCGACGTTTGGATGACATCTCTTTAGCCATTGAACCAGGACAGTTTGTCGCTTTAGTGGGTGGTAGTGGTGCAGGGAAGTCTACTTTAATGCGGACGTTGTTAGGCACAGAGAAAACCACCACAGGTGTAGTTTATTTGAACGGTGAGAATTTACGCCACACTTACAATATTTATCGTACCCATATTGGTTATGTTCCTCAAGATGACATTATTCACCAAGAATTAAAGGTAGGGGAAGTTTTGACTTACGCTGCCAAGCTGCGACTCCCGCCTGATACTGATGTGGCAAAGGTGGTAGAAAAGACTTTACAAGATGTGGAAATGTCCCATCGTCGCAGTGCTAAGGTGTCACAACTGAGTGGTGGACAGAGGAAGCGGGTCAGTATAGGTGTAGAATTATTAGCTGATCCTAAGCTCTTTTTCCTAGATGAACCGACTTCAGGACTTGATCCGGGGTTGGATAAAAAGATGATGCAGCTATTACGGAAATTAGCTAATCAGGGACGAACGGTAATTTTGGTGACTCATGCTACGACTAATATTAAATTGTGCGATCGCGTCGTCTTTTTAGGACAAGGTGGACGCTTATGTTACTTTGGCCCTCCTGATGAATGTTTACGGTTTTTTGGTGTCAAAGATGACTTTGCAGATATCTATAATCAGTTAGAAAAACCGGAAAATGTCATTGATCAAGCGCTCAAATTTCAGCAATCTGGTGATTACCAAAAATATGTGAGTAATCACCTCAGTCCAGGCAATCAACACTCAAAGCCACAGATTATCAAGTCTCAGAGTCCTAGTGCTTCTTTTGGCAAACAATTTAGCATTTTGTCCCAACGTTATTTGCAAATTCAACAGCGAGACACGATTAATTTATTGCTAGCATTATTAACTGCACCCATCAGCATTAGTTTAATGACACTGGCAATTAGTGACCAAAATCCTCTAGTATTGGGAGATAAACCCGATGCTGGTCTTGCGCCTTTAGCGTTACGGGTGTTGTTTGTCTTTACTTGTGCTGCATTATGGGTAGGACTGTCTAGTTCCTTACAAGAAATTGTGAAAGAATCGGCAATTTACCTGCGAGAACGGCTTGTCAATTTAGGTTTGTTTGCCTATTTGGGTGCTAAAGTTGCTATTCTTTCTGGTTTAGCCATCTGCCAAACATTATTAATGGCAATTGTGATCTTTATCTGTTTTAAATCACCACAACCAGATTTAATTTCCTGGCCATTGGGATTAGGAATTACCACATTTCTGACTCTATTAGCTAGTAACAGCTTAGGTTTACTGGTTTCCGCATTTGTCAAAAATGTCAGTCAAGCCAACAGTGCTTTACCGTTACTATTACTACCTCAAATTATCTTTTCTGGGGTCTTATTTAAAATTACAGGTACAGCTAGTGTCGTCTCTTGGTTAATGCTCAGTCGTTGGTCAGTTGCTGCTTATGGCGCTATAGTTAACTTGAATGCTATGGTTCCCGCACCCATTCAACTACCAGATGGAAGTACTGTTCCTCAACCCTTTGAACCAACATCTATTTATGATGCTACATGGTCTAATTTAAGTTTAAATTGGAGTCTTTTGTGCGTACACACAATAATGTACTTGGCAGTGACATTTTATCTGCAAAAGCGCAAAGATATTTTTTAA